In the Silene latifolia isolate original U9 population chromosome 1, ASM4854445v1, whole genome shotgun sequence genome, TCATATCCGTTTACTCAAAATCTATCCTTCCGCTTCATATATCCTTTCATATCCAAAATATGCTTATGCAAAATTTAGAGGATACATGTGTTAATAACTACTGTTTGATTGGAAAGGTTGGTTGTGTATTGAAGATATGAGACTACACTTTCGCTTTCATATGGAAGGTGTGATTGTATCTTACCCTGCACACTACTATTTACCTCCAGGTATTGTGTTGCGGGTACCATAGGACATAAACTTATGTCTGGCAAGCCTACAAAGATCGATTTGGACAAGGATACACAGATTGATGTGCGATGCCAGGTTACTGCTATTCCTTCATATTTCGGCTACCAATGTATTCAGTTTTTAACTGGTTCCTTGTATCTTGGattcttgtttatatgtcatttATTTGTCACTAACCTtacaattagtctcactatacacggatatatccgtctaaagtgaaagacgggtcaaatatgtttaaagtggtgacatttttggggcCCACCATGCAACTTGtaacttgttgcttgtcttatgcttaaagtgggtggatatttggcccgtctataactatagacggatatctccggtgtataatgagaatttgtgctaacCTTAGGCCTTAGCCACAAAAGCTCTTCAGTTATGTCACAATTTAGAAATTTAAACTATGTCGAGAATTAGGTGGAATTGCCGCCCAATCCCCATGGCACCAAATCGAAAATCTTCCCTGTAGATTTTGAAACATTATGTTATTCTGGGCGCGAATTCCGTCGTTATGCTGTTGTTTTTCCTTCCTGCCATCTCACCAGTCCTGTCGACAAATTTCATACTCGGTAAATAACTAAATATGCAAGACTGGTTTTGGTGCAAGTGCAGATTCATCAACTGGCATTTAGCGCGCACACCGACAGTAAAGGAATAATGGATCTTCTGAAATTTTTGAGCCCAAAGCATGTGATGCTTGTTCATGGGGAGAAGCCTAAAATGGCGACCCTCAAGGGTAAAATCCAGACTGAACTTGGAATCCCTTGCTATGATCCTGCAAATACTGAAACCGTAACAATTCCATCAACTCAGTATGTACGAGCTGATGTCTCATCCTCATTCATGCGCTCTACATTGTGTCCGAACTTCAGCTTTAAAAGCAGTGCAGTGGAGTCTGAGTCTGAACTAGGCGAGAGGGACGATGAAACTCCATCAGTTTTGGAGGTATCATTTCATTATATGGGTTTAAACTTTAAATGGATTGGTCTAAAATGTAAGAACTGCTCATCTAAGTGGTATTGGTGTGCAGTTATGCGATGAGAGGGTTGCAGAAGGGTTGCTAATTCTGGAAAGGAACCAGAAAGCGAAAGTCATCCACCAGGATGAGTGGTCCGGCAAACGAGCAACATGAGCTGGACTACTTGGGGCAGATGGACCGATTTTTTGTGGGTCTAGACTCTAGAGCTTGAAGTGGGTTGGTGATTTTCCATGGGTCCTGCCCTGAAATTGCACAGCCTATTAACACCTAGTGAAGTTTCACGTCGTGCCTACAATGAGGAACCTGCTGTTGTCTGTTGATCGTTAGCTGTGGGCTCACCCTGATGCTTGTTTTTATGTGTCGAGACTCTTGAGTCCATGCAGTTGTGAATTGTGCCTCGGAATGTGgctaaaaaattatttttataaatTGAGTTGAAAAACAATTTTACGTTTTGCATATTTGCGTTCATAGACGGATTTTAACATTTTTTCCCTATCAAAAgctaaattttaaattgtaagcTGTACTTAAGACGGATTATCATACCACAATACCATGCATTCTTATATTTCTTATATGCACAAGTTGTATGTATgtaaaccgtcttaaacttaaggCGGATTATGCCGTCTTACATTCAATGCTATCTGCAGTATTCCAATTAAGGGTGAGCTAAATACATAGGCACACAATCCAGATTCAGTTTGTATATCCAGTTTTCCCAATCATTGTTTTTATCAGAACCAACCAAAGATTCAACGGTACCCAGTTTTTGGGTCATTTGAATTTGACAATGGTTTTTTACCTGAAGTGGCTGGCTCTCCGTGCCAGGCTTTTTATTACCACCtgaattttttggttttttcaaaccAAGTTCAGCAAACCATACCACTATAATCTAATCAGCCACTTGGTCATTAGAGATTTTGGTAACAGAAGAAATAAGACGCAAAACGACGACCTAAAACTAGACACAGTTTGCTCATCGTTCTAGGCAAAAGATCTCTATAGTGACAATGTCACACAACATTGACCACGGTTCACGTATCCTACTCATAGATGAGGAATTCACTTCACTATGAAACATGAGTAGATGTAATGCTCAGAGAGAATCATTTCACGGAGAGAATCTAAACTATAATAACTCAGTCTGCATAAATCTGATTGGTACAATTTCCAGGGTCAAGGATCAAAATCACCCAACTTAAGAACAAACAAACATTGTTCAAACAAAACATGAAGCGTAAACTTAACGAGAAAACTACACTCATTCATCCTCCTGGCTGCGGAGCCTAGCAAGCTTGTTAGTCACAACAATATCAAGTTGGGCTGCACGTTCGACAATATCCTTTCTCTTCTTGGTTGATATATTGTGGGCGATCTCAGCACAGTAAGTCCTATAGCAACCGTGAAAGGAAAAAATAATCAGTTGaaggaaaaaaagagaaaaggtaATCAAAAAGATTCCATGAGATTAGAGGATGTCGAAAGTTTACCTGTTGTGCATCATGAGGAGCTCGAGCTCTCCAACATTGTGAACAACAAACTTCTTGAAGCCATTAGGAAGGTAGTGGCGGGTCTTCTTGTCAGAACCATAACCGATGTTGGGCATCAATACAACTCCCTTGAACTTTCTCCTCACCCGAGAATCAATACCCTTTGGTCTCCTCCAGCTTGGCTATCATCACAAACAACAATCACAGAATTTAGTTAAGAATAACAATGAAGAACTCCTAAACACGGAATGACTATTATcgacaataaaaaaaaatagaaggtAAATAGATACTGTATTCCATGTCGGCGAGTAAAACAAGGAAAGAAATGATGGTCAAGGACACTGAATGTGAAATTGAAATGTGAGTAGGGTTAAAGTAACATAAGGCTCATGGATAGAACAGCCAAATGTGTCGCAAGATCTACTCAAAATTGATATATGCCTCAAAAACGAGATGTCCAGCCACAAGAAAAATCAGGACATTAGATACCAGAGGCAGGACCGACAATTTTTGTTCGAACAACTTGAAATTGCATGAAAACAAAGCTATCCAATTTTGAACAAAGAGTTCATGTCCATATGAAAGAGATCAGATGGTAGTGCATGTAAGAGTTCATCACCAAACAGCAGAAAAGGTGGATACAAATCCTCATCTCTCTTTTATGGATCCATAAGACAGTTTTAAAAGTGAAACAAAATCAAACAATTTAGCAAAGTTTCCATCGGTCTTTGCTTAAGAATAACAATGGAGAACTCTTAAACACTGGATGACTACTATCAACAATTAAGAACATAGAAGGTAAATAAATAGCCCATATCGGCAAGTTAAACAAGGTAAGAAATGATGTTCAAGGACACTGAATGTGAAATTGAAATGTGAGTAGGGTTAAAGTAACATAAGGCTCGTGGATAGTACAGCCAAATGTGTCGCAAGATCTACTCAAAGTTGTTGTATGCCTCAAAAACGAGATGTCCAGCCACAAGAAAAAATCAGGACATTAGATACCGGAGGCAGAAACGACAATTTTTGTACTAACGATTTCAAATTGCATGAAAACAAAGCTATCCAATTTTGTACAAAGAGTTGACGTCCATATGAAAGAGATCAGATGGTAGTGCATGTAAGAGTTCATCACAAAACATCAGAAAAGGTGGATACAAATCCTCATCTCTCTTTTACcaccaattcttatttcagaccaaggtatccgtcttattaataagacggataccatattctctcacaaaatacccatttagggtaagtggagaagcacatggggggtcccacatttgtcccctctacccattttctctcacacaacgacccgtcttaaaatccgacccgttttaagcaagacttactcCTCTTCTTTTACGGATCCATAAGACAATTTTAAAGGTGAAAAAgcaagataaaaataaaagaaagcgATAGGATTCACGGTGAATCATGCAGCATGGAATTGGCTGGCAACAgactaaaaataacaaaagaAACGCTTTTTGATGTCTACGACTTCTAGTAGGTAGACGGATATAGGGAGAAGTTATTTCCCTTGGAGACAAACTTGCCATTATGCGATCCTCATTCCGTATATACCCACCATCATCGACAAGTAAttaaaaatttaattaaaaaaatcacTAAATTAACATTTAACACGAATAGGATCAGGAACGCATGACATTCTTCATTGTGAACCAAATGATTCACTAAAGACTGGGCGTCAAAACATTGTCCTCATTTCCAACACATAACAGTCAGCTAGCAAAGCAAAAGATGTCAAAGATCATATCATTTCCTTAAAACAAACGGCACTTAACAATTCAAGTAACGAATTGCGTCTCCGCGCAATCTAACACAACATCATCAACGCCTAGCTAGCTACTCAGATGACTAAGACCTTATCCTTTCATTTAAAagatgaaacaattaaaatattcAAACAAAATGGAAAAAAACTTTGAAAGAGATATGACAAGCTAACATAGTCCAGTGAAAAACCCCGCTTTCCGGACCGAAAGCTTTGTTAATGGAATGTAAATCACACATCCAACACAATAAGAAGAAACACAGCCTTCTGATAGCAATAAAGTATAAACTAatccccattaaagtgaacacgaATATAAATCAAATAATTTAACATAAACTACATGCCAAAATAACAAATTATTCATAATacaatttcataaaaacaaattattaaaaaaataaataagatAATTATAGTATTATACCTTGATTGAGATATAACGATCGCAATGATGCCTCTTGAAATGCTTAACCCTCTTCTTCACAATCTTCTTGGTCAATGATGGGACTACCATGgctgctttcttcaattaacttACTTACCTACACCATTTTCCATAACATCACATTAACATCAACGGTAAACATCATAAAATTACAGTAAAATCGGAATTAATTGGATTAATCAGAGTAAAACCCAGAAATGATATAGCTATATAACATCGATTAAAGTGAAAAATATTGAATATTGAATATTTACAAGGTTTAACCGCTTAATTTCATAAGACAACGTAATAATAACAATGACATAACAGTAAAATTAACCTTAATATGGTGTAAAAATGTTTAATTGAAGCAAAACCCAGAAATTATATAGCTATATGAAATCGATTAAGGGGAAAAAGATTGAATTTTGAGAAGGGATTACCGTTTGATTTGGGTGCGCCGCCGAGGTATCAAAATGACTGAAGTGTTATTGCTAGGGTTTTATAGGTGGGAAGAAAATGTTGAAGGTGTTTATTGGATTAGGGTTTTGTAGTGTGTCATGGTGTTACATGATGGGCTCTTTTGTTGTTTGGGTAGATGTTTCATTCAAACTATTGGGTAATAGCCCATATAAGATGGTTGGGTTGATTTAGGTGGTAAATGGGTCAATTTGGTTGGGTATGAGTCAGGTCAGTTTGGGcgggtcattttgggtttgttgtaCATTTCGAGTCGGGTTGTGTCATTTCGGGTTTTGAGTCAACTTCGGGTGACCTGCTATCGGGTTACTTCAAGTCGGGTCACTCTCGGGTATGGGTCATGTTAGGTCGGGTCGCTTTCGGGTTAATGGTTAAAACACTTTAATAAgtactattttgattaagaaatactaTTTTTCAAATTTAACCATATACTAGGGACGGTTGTAAGTTGTAACTAATGAGGCTTTATTTTGA is a window encoding:
- the LOC141594952 gene encoding large ribosomal subunit protein eL32z-like — protein: MVVPSLTKKIVKKRVKHFKRHHCDRYISIKPSWRRPKGIDSRVRRKFKGVVLMPNIGYGSDKKTRHYLPNGFKKFVVHNVGELELLMMHNRTYCAEIAHNISTKKRKDIVERAAQLDIVVTNKLARLRSQEDE